A stretch of DNA from Catenulispora acidiphila DSM 44928:
CGCCGGATCCGGCGGACCGGCGGCGAAACCTGGTGCGCATCACCGAGGAGGGCGAAAGGTTCCTCGGCACACTGGACGGGCACCTGGACAGCGCGCAGGACGAACTGCTGGATCCGCTGTCACCGCAGGAGCGGGAGTCGCTGCAGGGCATGCTGGCACGTCTGGTGCTGCACCACACCGGACTGCGTATCAGCGGTACAGAAGAGCGCTGACGCGATAGCGATGTCCGCGGTAGGGCTCCAGGAGTTCCAGCATGCGCTCGTCATCCCACGACATAGCGGGATCCCCTAGAGCGCCGCACACAATGCGCGGCAGATGCAGATCCCCTACAGAGACCGCATCGGCGTCTCCATGAGCGCGATGCATTACTTCGGCAGCCGTCCACACACCGATGCCCGGCACAGTGCGGATGCGGCGCGCCGCCTCATCGCGTTCCATGCCCACGGTCTCCTCCAAACGGACCGCGACCCGGGACGCCCCGAGGATGGCGCGGGAGCGCTTGCCGTCGACACCGGCGCGGTGCCACTCCCAGGACGGGATCAGAGCCCACTCCCGGGGCGAGGGCGAGACGCACAAGCGGAGGTCCACAGGAGCGCCCGGAGCGGGAATCCCATAGCGCCGCACGAGTAGTTGGTACGCGCGGTGCGCCTCCTGCACCGTGACGCGCTGCTCCAGCACCGCCGGCACGAGCGAGTCCCACACCCGGCTGCTGCGCATGACGCGGAAGCCGCGGTTGCGATGCAGGGACTGGACGAGCTGCGGATTGCCTTGCGCCGCCACGAGTTCGGCGAACTCCGCGCGCGTCTCCTCGGTATCACTGAGGCCGAGCAGATCGGGCAGCGTCTTGAGAAGCCACGAGGCGCCGGGACCCCAAGCCTCGGCGTCCACAGTCTCGGTAGTCACCCGGCTCAGACGCAGGGTTCCCGGCTCCCCGGAAGGAGCGCGGCAGCCAAGCCACAGCGAGTTGTCGGGAGCACGACGGAACGTGGGATCACCGAGCCCGCGACGCAAAGCACTCACCGTCATCGTGAGGTCATAGCCGGGATCGACGACAACGGTCGCACAAGCCTCGGCTTCCGCGACCAGCTCCGCCGGCGCCTGCCGCGCACCCGGCACAACGGGACGCCGAGGCGGAACCGTGCGACGCCGTTCAAAGGCGGCGCCGCCACTCCGTCCCTTGCGGGCAGCCCAAACCGCCCGAATGTCACTGTCCTCGTTGTCCGTCATCGCGCAGAGCAGTCTGCCATCAAGCTTCTACTCGTCGCTGGAGAACCGCACCGCCTTGTCCGGCAGCACCGCCCCGCACCAGACGCGAGCACCGGCGCGCAGTTCGTTGTCGGCGCCGAGGACCGCGCCGTCGCCGATCACCACGCCGTCCAGGACGGTGCGGGCACCGATGCGGGCGCCGGCGCCGATGATCGAGGAGGTCACCTTCGCGCCGGCGCCGATGACCGCGCCGGACTGCAGGACCGAGGAGCTGACGTGCGCGCCGGACTCGATCACCGCGCCGGAGCCGACGGTGGTGCCGGCGTCGGCCACGGCGTCCTCGGCGATGCGGGCGCCGGCCAGGACCAGGGACTCGGCGCTGCCGCGCTCGGCCGGGGACGGGACGGCCGAGGAGGTCACGACGCCCATCACCAGGTCGGCCGAGCCCTTCGCGAACGCCGCCGGCGTGCCCAGGTCCAGCCAGTAGGACTGCTCGACCACGCCGAGGACCTTGGCGCCGGAGGCGAGCAGGCCCGGGAAGGTCTCGCGCTCCACCGAGACGCGGCGGCCGGCCGGGATCTCGTCGATGCGGGAGCGCTGGAAGACGTAGCAGCCGGCGTTGATCTGGTCGGTGACGATGTCCTCGGGGCGCTGCGGCTTCTCCAGGAAGGCCGTCACCCAGCCCTCGGCGTCGGTGGGGACCAGGCCGAAGGGGCGCGGGTCGGTCACCCGGGACAGGTGCAGGGTGACGTCGGCGCCGTGCTCGCGGTGGGCGGTCACCAGACCGGCGATGTCCACGCCGGACAAAATGTCGCCGTTGAACACCAGGACCGGCTCGTCCGGGGCGCTGGTGAGCTTGCCGGCGACGTTGCGGATGGCGCCGGCGGTGTCCAGCGGCACCTCCTCGGTCACGTAGACCAGCTCCAGGCCCAGGTCGGAGCCGTCGCCGAAGTACTGCTCGAAGACCTCGGCCTTGTAGGCGGTGGCGAACACCACGCGGTGCACCCCGGCGTCCTTGGCACGGACCAGCTGGTGGGTCAGGAACGGGACGCCGGCGACCGGGAGCATCGGCTTGGGGGTGTTCACCGTCAGCGGGCGCAGGCGTGTGCCCTTGCCCCCCACCAAAAGGATCGCCTCGGTCACGCTTGTTCCCCTCACCAGTTCGTTCAACGCGGCGTACGGACGCGCACCGCGTATGGACCGCGCACACCCGGCACGCCGTGCGGGCCAGCATAAACGGTCACCGACCGACGTGCTTGCGCAACAGCAGCCTGTTTCCCCCGTATCCTCTCGGCGTGACCGCAGCGAACAGTAGTTTCCCGGACGTGTGGCGGGCCGCACTCGCCCTCGGACCGTCCCGGCCGTTCCTGACGTACTACGACGACCAGACCGGGGAACGGGTGGAGCTGTCCTACGCCACGTTCGACAACTGGGTCGCCAAGACCGCCAACCTGATCCAGGACGAGCTGGCGCTGGCGCCCGGGGACGAGGTCGCGATCCTGCTGCCCACGCACTGGCAGACCCCGATCTGGCTGCTGGCCTGCTGGACCGCCGGCGTCGTCGCCAGCGTCGGGGAGGACCCGGCGGCGGCCGAGCGCGCCGCGGCCGTGGTCGCCGGTCCCGACCGGCTCCAGGAAGCGCTGGCGTGCAAGGGCGAGCGGATCGCGCTGGCGCTGCGGCCGCTGGGCGCGCCTTTCCCGAGCGTTCCTCAAGGTTTCACCGACTACGCGACCCTCGCGCCGGCGCAGCCGGACGTGTTCGCTCCGTACTCGCCGGTCACCGCGGACACTCCGGCGCTGATCGCCGACGGGACCGGCTGGACCCACGGCGAACTGGTCACCGACGCCGCCGAGGCGGCACAGCGCTGGCGGCTGAGCGCCGGCAGCCGCGTGCTGACCGGCTGCGCCTACGATTCACGGCCGGAGATCCGCGCGGCGTTGACGTCGGAACTCGCCGTCGGCGCTTCCTTGGTACTGTGCCGGAATGTCGACCCGGCCCGGCTGCCGGGCCGCATGGCCTCGGAGAAGGTGAACGCGCGCGTCGCGTCCCTGGCCGGAGGCGGTGGCGGTGAGGGCGGAACCGCCGAGGGCACTCTCGGCGTACTTCCCGTCGAGTAACGTCGTCGCGCGGTGTACAGGAATCCGCGATGTGGCGACCCGGGCCCGCGCCATCGCGGAACCGGGTCTTGTGAGGAGATCGTGTGGCAGGCGAGCGGAACGAGCCACTCCCGTGGGAACGGGCAGGCCGGCAGCCCGGCGGCGGTGACGGCAGGAACGCCGGGCGGCAGAGCCCGCAGCCCTCTGGCGGTTACGGCGAGTCGTACGACGGTTACGAGGACGGATACGCCGATCCCCCGGCGCGCGCGCCCCGGCGGGCGGCCCGCGGGCCGGTCCCGCCCGCCCGCGCCGAGCAGGGCCACAGCGACGACACCCCCGGGCCGCCGCGCGGCCGCGGCGCGTACCGCTACGACCCGGACAGCGCCACCGAGGGCGAGATGGACTCCGGCGGGCGCTCAGGGCGCGGCGGGCGCACCGGGCGCGGTGCGGCGATACCCGCGGCCGGCGGCGCCAGGAAGCTGGCTCCCAGGGGTGTCATCACGATCTCGGCGGCCTCGCTGGCCATCACCGTGATAGGTGCCGGCGCCTTCACCTACGAGCACTTCAACGGCAGCATCAACACCTTCAACGACTCCGGTCTGGCCACCAACCGCCCGGCCGAGGCCAAGGCGAACGCGGCCGGCCAGCGCCCGGAGAACATCCTGCTCGTCGGGTCGGACAGCCGCGACAACGGCAACAACGCCTTCGGCGGCGGCAAGACCGGCGACGGCGCGCGCTCGGACACCTCGATCCTGCTGCACGTCTACGCCGACCACCAACACGCCGTGGGCATCTCCATCCCGCGCGACATGATGGTCAAGATCCCGACGTGCCAGCTCGACCCGAACAACTCCGCCAAGGGGCACACCTCGCCGCAGACGAACCAGTTCAACGCGGCGTTCGCGGTCGGCAACACCGCGCAGGGCAACGTGGCGTGCGAGATCAACACCATAGAGTCGATCTCGGGGATCCGGATCGACCACACCGTGGTGGTCGGCTTCTCGGCGTTCGCCAAGCTGACCGACGACATCGGCGGCGTGCAGGTGTGCGTGCCCAAGGACGTCAGCGACGTCGGCGGGGACAACATCACGCTGAAGAAGGGCATCCAGACGGTCAAGGGCCAGACCGCCCTGGACTACGTCCGCGAGCGCGAAGGCCTCGGCGACGGCTCCGACATCGGCCGCACCCGGCGCCAGCAGGCGTTCCTGGGCTCGATGATCAAGAAGGTGGAGAGCGACGGGGTCCTGAACAACCCCACGGTGCTCAGCTCGATCTTCAACGACGCGCTGAAGGACGCCCAGTTCGACCCGGGCCTGGGCAGCCTGACCGCGCTGTCGGGCTTCGCGGAGTCGATGAAGGGCATCAACCCGGCGAACATCCAGTTCCTGACCCTGCCGGGCCACTACCGGACCCAGGACGGCCGGGTGGACATGGACCCGGTCGCCGCCGGCGTGATCTGGACCCACCTCAAGAGCGACACCCTGCTGGACGGCTCGGGCAGCTCCGGCGCCTCCGGCGCGCCGTCCACGCCCGCCGCCCCGACGACCACGGCGGCGACCTCCTCGGCGCCGCCGGCGCCGTCCATCTCCCCCTCGACCATCTCGGTCCTGGTGAAGAACGGCACGACGGTCACCGGCCTGGCCGCCGACGTGACCACCTCGCTGCAGGCCCAGGGCTACAACGCCGAGACCAGCCACGTCACGCCGCCGCACACGGCGGTCACGACGATCGTCTACGGCACCTCCAAGCAGAAGGCCGCCGCCGAGCAGCTGGCGACGCTGTACCCGGGCGCCAAGGTCGCGGCCGGCACCTACAGCACGCAGATCGTGGTGACCCTCGGCGACGACTACGCCGCGGCGCACCCGAAGGGCGGCGGCGCCGGCACCACCAGCGGCGCCCCGGCGAGCGGCTCGACCGGCGCCAGCAGCTCGGGCACGAGCGGGACGCTGCCGACCGACATCGCGAACAACTCCCGGACGGCCGACCAGGACATCTGCTCGGGCATCACCGCCGGGTACGGCGCCGGGACCGGCTGAGCGCGCGTTTCTCAGCGCGTTTCCGAGCGCGTTTCCGAGCGCGTTTCTCTGTGCCGGGGCGGCAAGCCACATGCCGCCCCGGCACAGTCATATCGCACAGATGTCGCACCGATGCCGCACTGATGTCGCACTGTGCGGACATCTGGGACGAGATATATACAAAGATGACATAGTCTCGTCGCATCATGGACGACCAGACCCAGCGCCCCCGGCGCCGCACCGGTCCAGACAGCGGCTCCATGTCCCGCCGCAGGGTCGTCATCATCTGCGCGGCCTCGCTGGCCGTACTGGCCGTCGCCGGCACGACCGGCCTGTGGACCATGTACACCCGTTTGAACGACAACATCCGCACGGTCGACATCCACGCCGACGACGCGCCGGGACCGGCGGACACCATGAAGCCGCAGCCGGGGAGCCCGTCCTCCAGCGCCCGCGCCTCGATGAACGTCCTGCTCATCGGCTCGGACGACCGGGACGGGGCGAACGCGCAGTACGGCGACGCCAACTCCGGTGCCCGCTCGGACACCACGATGCTGCTGCACGTGGCCGCCGACCGGAAGAGCGCGACGGTCGCCTCGATCCCGCGCGACTCGATGGTGCAGACGCCGGCGTGCACGAAGTCCGACGGCACGCAGTCCCAGCCGCAGTTCGGGATGTTCAACGCGGCGTTCTCGATCGGCGGGGCGGCGTGCACGGTGAAGACCGTCGAGACCCTCAGCGGTCTGACAGTCGACCACGTCCTGGTCGTCGACTTCACCGGCTTCAAGAAGATCATCGACGCCATCGGCGGCGTCCCGGTCCACCTGGACCAGGCGATCGACGACCCCGACTCGCACCTGAACCTGCCGGCCGGGACCACCGTGGTGGACGGCGAGCAGGCGCTGGCCTTCGTCCGCGCCCGCCACAACCTCGGCAACGGCTCCGACATCGGCCGCATGAGCCGCCAGCAGGTGTTCCTGAACGACGCGCTGGACACCATCACCGCCAACGGCACCCTGGACGACCCGGCGAAGCTCTACAAGGTCCTGGACGCCGCCACCAAGGCCCTGACGACCGACCCGGCACTCGGCTCGCTGCCGGCACTGGCGGACTTCGCCTCGGACGTGAAGCAGGTCCCCCGGCAGCAGATCACGTACCTGACAGTGCCGTGGCAGTGGTACCAGCCGGACCCGAACCGGGTGCAGCTGGCGCCCCTGGCGCAGGAGCTGTTCACGGCGATGCTGCAGGACACGCCGGTGCCGGCGGAGGTGCTGGCGCTGGCGGCGAAGCAGGGGGAACAGGTGACGCCGGAAGACGGCTCGCCCAATGGCGCGCCTGGCTCTTAGCGGCGGCATCAGCACAGACGGCTTCATCGCCGCGCGCCTGACACGGCAGCAGGGACACCTTCATCCCTGCGCCAAACTGAGCGGCACCGTCGGCAGACGCAGCTTCGCCGCCGCGCCTGACACGGCAGCAGCACCGTCAGACAAGACAGCTTCACCGCCGCGCGCCTGACACGGCAGCGGCGCGGACAAGTACATCCACGCCCGACTCAGCTGTGGGAGCCCGAGCCCGCCGTCGGCAGCAGCTCCCGCCGTGGTCAGCAGCTCCCGCCGTCAGCGGCTCCGGCTCCGGTCTACCGGAACCACCACTTCGTCACCCCGCCGTCGCCGGTGCTCTTCAGCGCGACCACCGTCAGGAGCTCGATGCGGTACACCTGCCAGGGACCCGGGCCGGCGCTCGGGGCGCTGAAGGGTGCGGTGATCACGTCGCCCTCGGCCTGGCAGGGCCAGCCGACGGCGGCGTACATCTCGGCGACGGCCGCGACCACCGCGGGGTCCGTCGCGCGGCGGGCCTCGCCGTCGAAGGTCACGTCGAAGTCCTCGATCGGGGCGGCGACGGTGCAGCGCGGGTCGGCGAGCAGGTTCCGGGTCTTGCGGGTCTCCGGACCCGTGGTGAAGTGGATCGCGCCGTCCAGCCAGGTGTGGCCGAAGGCGGTGGTGTGCGGCGAGCCGTCGGGGTTCAGGGTGCTGAGGAACCAGGAGCGGCCCGGGCCCGCCACCGCGGCGGCCACCGCCGCCTCGACCTCGTCCCAGACCAGCTGGTCCAGGCCGTACTTGGGTAGGGCCAGGTTCTTCGCCCGCAGGGGCTTGAGTTCACTCATGCCTGTACTGACGATCCGGGGATGCCGAAGTCATCGGTCGGCACCGGAATTCCTCCGTGTGCCGCCGGATCAGGTCTTGAGCAGCAGTTCGTCGAGCTCGCGGATGACTTGCGCGGTGTCCTGGAAGAGGATCGCGGACATGCCG
This window harbors:
- a CDS encoding DNA-3-methyladenine glycosylase family protein: MTTETVDAEAWGPGASWLLKTLPDLLGLSDTEETRAEFAELVAAQGNPQLVQSLHRNRGFRVMRSSRVWDSLVPAVLEQRVTVQEAHRAYQLLVRRYGIPAPGAPVDLRLCVSPSPREWALIPSWEWHRAGVDGKRSRAILGASRVAVRLEETVGMERDEAARRIRTVPGIGVWTAAEVMHRAHGDADAVSVGDLHLPRIVCGALGDPAMSWDDERMLELLEPYRGHRYRVSALLYR
- a CDS encoding mannose-1-phosphate guanylyltransferase, coding for MTEAILLVGGKGTRLRPLTVNTPKPMLPVAGVPFLTHQLVRAKDAGVHRVVFATAYKAEVFEQYFGDGSDLGLELVYVTEEVPLDTAGAIRNVAGKLTSAPDEPVLVFNGDILSGVDIAGLVTAHREHGADVTLHLSRVTDPRPFGLVPTDAEGWVTAFLEKPQRPEDIVTDQINAGCYVFQRSRIDEIPAGRRVSVERETFPGLLASGAKVLGVVEQSYWLDLGTPAAFAKGSADLVMGVVTSSAVPSPAERGSAESLVLAGARIAEDAVADAGTTVGSGAVIESGAHVSSSVLQSGAVIGAGAKVTSSIIGAGARIGARTVLDGVVIGDGAVLGADNELRAGARVWCGAVLPDKAVRFSSDE
- a CDS encoding TIGR03089 family protein: MTAANSSFPDVWRAALALGPSRPFLTYYDDQTGERVELSYATFDNWVAKTANLIQDELALAPGDEVAILLPTHWQTPIWLLACWTAGVVASVGEDPAAAERAAAVVAGPDRLQEALACKGERIALALRPLGAPFPSVPQGFTDYATLAPAQPDVFAPYSPVTADTPALIADGTGWTHGELVTDAAEAAQRWRLSAGSRVLTGCAYDSRPEIRAALTSELAVGASLVLCRNVDPARLPGRMASEKVNARVASLAGGGGGEGGTAEGTLGVLPVE
- a CDS encoding LCP family protein — protein: MAGERNEPLPWERAGRQPGGGDGRNAGRQSPQPSGGYGESYDGYEDGYADPPARAPRRAARGPVPPARAEQGHSDDTPGPPRGRGAYRYDPDSATEGEMDSGGRSGRGGRTGRGAAIPAAGGARKLAPRGVITISAASLAITVIGAGAFTYEHFNGSINTFNDSGLATNRPAEAKANAAGQRPENILLVGSDSRDNGNNAFGGGKTGDGARSDTSILLHVYADHQHAVGISIPRDMMVKIPTCQLDPNNSAKGHTSPQTNQFNAAFAVGNTAQGNVACEINTIESISGIRIDHTVVVGFSAFAKLTDDIGGVQVCVPKDVSDVGGDNITLKKGIQTVKGQTALDYVREREGLGDGSDIGRTRRQQAFLGSMIKKVESDGVLNNPTVLSSIFNDALKDAQFDPGLGSLTALSGFAESMKGINPANIQFLTLPGHYRTQDGRVDMDPVAAGVIWTHLKSDTLLDGSGSSGASGAPSTPAAPTTTAATSSAPPAPSISPSTISVLVKNGTTVTGLAADVTTSLQAQGYNAETSHVTPPHTAVTTIVYGTSKQKAAAEQLATLYPGAKVAAGTYSTQIVVTLGDDYAAAHPKGGGAGTTSGAPASGSTGASSSGTSGTLPTDIANNSRTADQDICSGITAGYGAGTG
- a CDS encoding LCP family protein, with product MDDQTQRPRRRTGPDSGSMSRRRVVIICAASLAVLAVAGTTGLWTMYTRLNDNIRTVDIHADDAPGPADTMKPQPGSPSSSARASMNVLLIGSDDRDGANAQYGDANSGARSDTTMLLHVAADRKSATVASIPRDSMVQTPACTKSDGTQSQPQFGMFNAAFSIGGAACTVKTVETLSGLTVDHVLVVDFTGFKKIIDAIGGVPVHLDQAIDDPDSHLNLPAGTTVVDGEQALAFVRARHNLGNGSDIGRMSRQQVFLNDALDTITANGTLDDPAKLYKVLDAATKALTTDPALGSLPALADFASDVKQVPRQQITYLTVPWQWYQPDPNRVQLAPLAQELFTAMLQDTPVPAEVLALAAKQGEQVTPEDGSPNGAPGS
- a CDS encoding pyridoxamine 5'-phosphate oxidase family protein, producing MSELKPLRAKNLALPKYGLDQLVWDEVEAAVAAAVAGPGRSWFLSTLNPDGSPHTTAFGHTWLDGAIHFTTGPETRKTRNLLADPRCTVAAPIEDFDVTFDGEARRATDPAVVAAVAEMYAAVGWPCQAEGDVITAPFSAPSAGPGPWQVYRIELLTVVALKSTGDGGVTKWWFR